One segment of Rubripirellula amarantea DNA contains the following:
- the gluQRS gene encoding tRNA glutamyl-Q(34) synthetase GluQRS, producing MSAGRLAPSPTGAQHLGNARTFLIAFWAARSTGKRLVLRIEDVDSPRVKPWAIEQAIEDLAWLGIDWDEGPVIQTQRLKLYENALDRLINGDLVYPCTCTRKDIEEAGSAPHFDHEPAIYPGTCSGWRNGDPMPDQGAFCWRFRLADHTVEFDDLVLGKNRCVPAEDLGDFPVTQKNGSPSYQLAVVVDDAEMGITEVVRGDDLVASTYRQLELFHALGYQAPTFAHVPLVVGTDGRRLAKRHGDSRLSHYRETGIKPEVIVDWAMQTSGLDPASFDWSDMNRSPVIVDRFPPPA from the coding sequence ATGAGTGCTGGAAGGCTCGCTCCATCACCTACCGGCGCTCAACATCTTGGCAATGCAAGGACTTTCCTGATTGCGTTTTGGGCGGCTCGGTCGACTGGCAAAAGGTTAGTTCTGCGAATCGAAGACGTTGATTCACCCCGAGTGAAGCCTTGGGCGATTGAGCAAGCGATTGAGGACCTTGCATGGTTGGGGATCGACTGGGACGAAGGGCCAGTGATCCAAACGCAGCGACTGAAGCTGTATGAGAACGCACTCGATCGATTGATTAACGGAGACCTGGTCTATCCTTGCACCTGCACTCGCAAGGACATCGAAGAGGCTGGCTCGGCACCCCATTTCGATCATGAGCCCGCCATTTACCCAGGAACCTGCTCTGGCTGGAGGAATGGCGATCCGATGCCCGATCAAGGTGCGTTTTGCTGGCGGTTCCGATTGGCGGACCATACGGTTGAATTTGATGATTTGGTTCTGGGGAAAAACCGATGTGTTCCCGCAGAAGATCTCGGCGACTTTCCTGTCACGCAAAAAAACGGCAGTCCGTCGTACCAATTGGCGGTGGTGGTCGACGACGCAGAAATGGGAATCACGGAAGTGGTTCGAGGCGACGACTTGGTTGCCAGCACATACCGACAGCTCGAACTTTTTCACGCCCTTGGATATCAGGCACCAACGTTCGCCCACGTTCCCCTGGTGGTCGGCACCGACGGACGCCGCTTGGCCAAGCGGCACGGCGACAGTCGCCTGAGTCACTACCGCGAAACAGGCATCAAACCGGAAGTCATCGTCGACTGGGCAATGCAAACGAGCGGACTCGATCCCGCAAGTTTCGATTGGTCAGACATGAACCGATCGCCGGTGATCGTCGATCGGTTCCCGCCTCCGGCTTAG
- the asnS gene encoding asparagine--tRNA ligase — translation MTAWISVANARKEEAIAPRAEVRGWVRTRRDSKGGFSFIEVNDGSCFGNLQIVAPAELANYESEIQKLSAGCSIVATGELVASPAKGQATEMHATEVRVIGWADPETYPLQKKRHSFEKLREWAHLRPRTNTFGAVARVRNQISQSIHDFYHERGFLYVNTPIITASDCEGAGEMFRVTSLDLEMLAKKGGPVKYEYDFFQKPAYLTVSGQLNGETYATALGRIYTFGPTFRAENSNTSRHLAEFWMVEPEAAFFDLNDNMQLAEDFLKRIFTDCLNHCEEDMAFFDSMIEKGKVDQLKAVVEKPFTHMPYTEAISILESTTEKFDYPISWGTDLQAEHERFLTEKHVGGPVILTDYPSTIKPFYMRVSEDGKTVAAMDVLVPGVGEIIGGSQREERLDVLQSRMDEAGLNQDDYWWYIDTRKYGTVPHAGFGLGLERAVQYATGMANIRDVIPFPRTPGNADF, via the coding sequence ATGACCGCTTGGATTTCGGTGGCTAACGCCCGTAAAGAAGAGGCAATCGCCCCTCGTGCTGAAGTTCGGGGTTGGGTACGAACCCGTCGTGATTCAAAGGGTGGGTTCAGTTTCATCGAGGTTAACGATGGGTCTTGCTTCGGCAATCTGCAAATCGTTGCGCCGGCGGAATTGGCGAACTATGAGTCAGAGATCCAGAAGTTGTCCGCAGGCTGCAGCATTGTCGCCACCGGAGAATTGGTCGCCTCGCCCGCGAAAGGTCAGGCGACCGAAATGCACGCGACCGAAGTTCGCGTGATTGGTTGGGCAGATCCCGAAACGTATCCCCTGCAAAAGAAACGTCACTCGTTCGAAAAGCTGCGCGAGTGGGCTCACCTGCGGCCTCGTACCAATACGTTTGGCGCGGTCGCTCGGGTGCGAAATCAAATTAGCCAATCGATTCACGACTTCTACCACGAGCGAGGGTTTCTGTACGTCAATACGCCAATCATTACCGCCAGCGATTGTGAAGGTGCCGGCGAAATGTTTCGCGTGACGTCTCTTGATTTGGAAATGCTCGCGAAGAAAGGCGGGCCGGTGAAGTATGAGTACGACTTCTTTCAAAAGCCGGCCTACTTGACCGTTAGCGGTCAACTCAACGGCGAAACGTACGCAACCGCGCTCGGACGAATTTACACGTTCGGCCCGACTTTTCGTGCTGAAAACAGCAACACGTCGCGACACTTGGCCGAGTTCTGGATGGTGGAGCCCGAAGCGGCGTTCTTTGATCTGAACGACAACATGCAATTGGCGGAAGACTTCTTAAAGCGAATCTTCACGGACTGTTTGAATCATTGCGAAGAGGATATGGCATTTTTTGATTCGATGATCGAAAAGGGCAAAGTGGATCAACTCAAAGCCGTGGTCGAAAAACCTTTCACCCACATGCCGTACACCGAAGCGATATCCATACTCGAATCAACAACGGAAAAGTTCGACTATCCGATTAGCTGGGGCACGGACCTGCAAGCCGAACACGAACGGTTCTTGACCGAAAAACATGTTGGCGGTCCTGTGATTTTGACGGACTATCCTTCGACGATCAAACCGTTCTACATGCGTGTTTCCGAGGACGGCAAAACGGTCGCGGCGATGGACGTGCTTGTGCCGGGGGTAGGAGAAATTATCGGTGGCTCTCAGCGGGAAGAGCGGCTTGATGTGTTGCAATCACGAATGGACGAAGCGGGGCTCAACCAAGACGATTATTGGTGGTACATCGACACGCGGAAGTATGGCACCGTTCCTCATGCGGGTTTTGGCCTCGGGCTTGAACGTGCGGTTCAATATGCGACCGGTATGGCGAACATACGCGATGTGATTCCGTTTCCTCGGACTCCTGGCAACGCTGACTTCTAA
- a CDS encoding divalent metal cation transporter translates to MPHPSPAESTVAVNPKVEADRKLLRDAQANGKVLGTYVRLSGPGWLQSAITLGGGSLAGSLFLGVLGGTSMLWLQIVAIVLGVVMLSAISYVTLSTGRRPFEAINREINPALGWGWLVATIMANMIFCMPQFSLCYDSLDKNLSTLGGGAGLGGDATTKWIVTITLLVAAGFVVLLNTRQGKAAKFFDLFLKALIGMVVICFFGVAILLFGKGQIDVGAVFAGMIPDFSQFAKPAGDLRGLVDGLSPTGQEFWTGKLMGTQRSVMIAAIATAVGINMTFLLPYSMLARGWDRPFRGLARFDLSTGMAIPFVLVTSCVVIAAAASFHNNIDDQLASTSLVEMQESPIYEGVKSNLLARVDAELGEASAATDETQKLEMMAALPEAEKRVAAALVKRDAFQLSQTLSPLLGEGKAKLVFGLGVFGMGFSTIIILMLINGYAFRELFGKPDSQGIFVAGVLVAGLSGASWVWLWTDDATRFWLAIFASTFAVMLLPIAYFTFFLMMNSHRILGDDKPTGARLWGWNIMMGLAVLGAVAAAGVAMYEKAMDKGNPVAFYVVIGIFVFYSLAVVLGFFLRRPTSVSA, encoded by the coding sequence ATGCCTCACCCGAGCCCTGCTGAATCCACTGTTGCCGTCAATCCTAAGGTCGAAGCCGACCGCAAGTTGCTTCGCGATGCTCAAGCCAACGGCAAGGTGCTGGGCACGTACGTGCGTCTATCAGGACCAGGCTGGCTGCAGAGCGCAATCACGCTCGGCGGTGGTTCACTAGCCGGTTCGTTGTTCCTGGGCGTGTTGGGTGGTACCAGCATGTTGTGGCTGCAAATCGTAGCCATCGTTTTAGGGGTCGTGATGCTTTCGGCGATCAGCTACGTCACGCTGTCCACCGGTCGTCGCCCCTTCGAGGCCATCAATCGCGAAATCAATCCAGCACTCGGATGGGGATGGCTGGTCGCGACCATCATGGCCAACATGATTTTCTGCATGCCGCAGTTCAGTCTGTGTTACGACTCGCTGGACAAGAACTTGTCGACACTCGGTGGCGGTGCTGGATTGGGGGGCGATGCGACAACAAAATGGATCGTCACCATCACTTTGTTGGTAGCGGCTGGGTTCGTCGTCCTGCTCAACACCCGCCAAGGTAAGGCCGCCAAGTTTTTCGACTTGTTCTTGAAAGCTCTTATCGGCATGGTGGTGATCTGCTTCTTCGGCGTTGCCATTTTGTTGTTCGGCAAGGGGCAAATCGACGTCGGGGCGGTATTTGCCGGAATGATTCCTGATTTCAGTCAATTTGCAAAACCGGCGGGTGACCTGCGTGGATTGGTCGATGGTTTATCCCCCACCGGCCAGGAATTCTGGACGGGGAAATTGATGGGCACTCAGCGTTCGGTCATGATTGCCGCGATCGCCACGGCGGTAGGGATCAACATGACGTTCCTGTTGCCTTATTCAATGCTGGCTCGAGGTTGGGACCGACCGTTTCGCGGTTTAGCCCGGTTCGACTTGTCGACCGGGATGGCGATTCCGTTTGTGTTGGTCACCAGTTGCGTCGTGATCGCGGCTGCGGCTTCGTTTCACAACAACATTGATGACCAGTTGGCTTCAACCAGTCTTGTTGAAATGCAGGAATCGCCCATCTATGAAGGAGTGAAGTCGAATCTTCTCGCTCGCGTTGATGCCGAACTTGGTGAAGCGAGTGCAGCGACGGATGAAACGCAAAAGCTAGAGATGATGGCTGCTCTTCCGGAAGCCGAGAAGCGAGTTGCCGCTGCTCTGGTTAAGCGAGATGCCTTTCAGCTCTCGCAGACTCTTTCGCCGTTGTTGGGCGAAGGCAAAGCGAAGTTGGTTTTCGGGTTGGGTGTGTTTGGGATGGGATTCTCGACCATCATCATCCTGATGCTAATCAACGGATACGCTTTTCGTGAGCTGTTCGGAAAGCCTGATAGCCAGGGCATCTTTGTCGCTGGGGTATTGGTGGCGGGTTTGTCCGGAGCAAGTTGGGTATGGCTCTGGACTGACGATGCGACGCGGTTTTGGCTTGCGATTTTTGCCAGTACGTTCGCGGTGATGCTGCTTCCGATTGCCTACTTCACGTTCTTCTTGATGATGAATAGTCATCGTATTCTCGGTGATGACAAACCGACGGGGGCACGTTTGTGGGGATGGAACATCATGATGGGGTTGGCCGTTCTGGGGGCTGTTGCCGCAGCGGGTGTGGCCATGTACGAAAAGGCGATGGATAAGGGTAATCCCGTCGCATTTTACGTGGTGATCGGTATCTTTGTCTTCTATTCGTTGGCCGTCGTGCTAGGGTTCTTCCTGCGTCGACCCACGAGTGTTTCTGCTTAA
- a CDS encoding NAD(P)/FAD-dependent oxidoreductase: MSEQIEKTVIIGSGPAGWSAAIYAARANLDPVLYEGTYKPEMIPLGQLAYTTEVENFAGFPAGNIRAFVESAVDKSRHYNLPPAPEGHVRDGQPHYAVQGVELMELMKQQALNFGTRVVSDDIESVDFSMSGVHTLKPASGDAIKARTVIIATGARANYLGLPSEEEYKNKGVSACAVCDGALPTYRAKPLAVIGAGDSAVEEATYLANLKDAATIYMVVRRHEMRASKVMQDRALNHPKIEIIWNHVVDEVVGDGKLVTGLKLKSTVDDGTRDLAVGGMFVAIGHTPNTAFLGGAIDMNESGYIKWTKPFRTNTNVEGVFAAGDVADDYYRQAITSAGTGCMAALDAERYLAEQE, translated from the coding sequence GTGTCGGAACAAATAGAAAAAACGGTCATCATCGGAAGTGGTCCCGCCGGATGGTCAGCCGCCATCTACGCCGCACGAGCCAACTTGGATCCCGTGCTTTACGAGGGAACTTACAAGCCTGAAATGATTCCGCTGGGGCAATTGGCCTACACCACGGAAGTCGAAAACTTCGCTGGCTTCCCTGCTGGGAATATCCGAGCATTCGTGGAATCAGCCGTCGACAAGTCTCGCCATTACAATCTGCCGCCTGCGCCTGAAGGTCACGTCCGCGACGGACAACCACACTACGCCGTTCAGGGCGTTGAGTTAATGGAGCTGATGAAGCAACAGGCACTTAACTTTGGCACCCGCGTGGTCAGCGACGACATCGAAAGCGTTGATTTCTCGATGAGTGGCGTTCATACGCTCAAACCTGCCTCGGGTGACGCCATCAAGGCTCGCACCGTGATCATCGCAACGGGCGCTCGCGCAAATTACCTTGGTCTGCCTTCCGAAGAGGAATACAAGAACAAGGGTGTCAGTGCCTGTGCGGTTTGTGACGGAGCCTTGCCCACCTACCGAGCCAAGCCGTTGGCCGTGATTGGTGCAGGCGACTCGGCAGTCGAAGAAGCAACCTATTTGGCCAACTTGAAGGATGCCGCAACCATTTACATGGTCGTTCGCCGTCATGAAATGCGAGCCAGCAAGGTGATGCAAGATCGCGCGCTCAATCACCCCAAGATCGAGATCATTTGGAACCATGTGGTCGATGAAGTGGTCGGTGATGGGAAACTAGTCACCGGGTTGAAGCTCAAGAGCACCGTTGACGATGGTACTCGCGACCTCGCGGTGGGCGGCATGTTCGTTGCCATTGGTCATACGCCCAACACTGCGTTCTTGGGCGGTGCCATTGATATGAACGAGTCGGGTTACATCAAATGGACGAAGCCTTTCCGCACCAATACCAACGTCGAGGGCGTCTTTGCCGCTGGCGATGTTGCGGATGATTACTATCGCCAAGCGATCACTTCGGCTGGAACCGGTTGCATGGCAGCCTTGGACGCCGAACGCTACTTGGCGGAACAAGAATAG
- a CDS encoding carbon starvation CstA family protein has product MTTLLIAALTMAGYFVAYHTYGKWLARTIFRLDSERVTPAVELSDDCDFVPTDRSVLFGHHFTSIAGTGPIVGPAIAVMWGWLPALVWVLLGSVFVGAVHDFGALVVSMRSRGQTVGDVAGRVLNRRVRLLFLLILFMALTIVLAIFGLVIAAVFKQYPSSIIPCLVQIPIAVAIGSWLHRKGAGLLIPSLLALATMYVTLIFGNSGFLGTLNEWMASWSILTWVLILLAYSYVASVLPVWLLLQPRDYINSLQLITALGLVVIGLVVAGLVGGLAPSGERVPLEIVAPMVRWAPEGAPPVLPFLFITIACGACSGFHCLVSSGTSSKQIRTETDAQFVGYGSMLTEGFLATLVILACVAGLGLGSLDSAGDVVFGKEAFDARYATWASASGLGAKVGAFVDGSANFLKAISIPAEIAIAIMGVLVASFAGTTLDTACRLQRYVVQELAATFAGGKEASDVHVSSNPITWLTNKHGATIFAVLLALVIAALPASNTPVTLSDAIAGNISPELNPGEAAEGGIAGATWWLSTYAGKGGLILWPLFGATNQLLAGLAFLVISFFLWRRGIPVWFIVIPMIFMLAVPAWAMLTDLPKWIDAETPNWVVIFVGSATLILEAWMLIEAAILWPKVKGVLEVSAKEQAAS; this is encoded by the coding sequence ATGACAACACTGCTGATCGCTGCCCTCACGATGGCTGGCTATTTCGTCGCCTATCACACTTATGGAAAATGGCTGGCCCGCACGATCTTCCGCCTTGATTCCGAACGTGTTACCCCAGCGGTGGAACTGAGCGATGACTGCGATTTTGTGCCTACCGATCGCAGCGTGTTATTTGGGCACCATTTCACGTCAATCGCTGGGACGGGGCCAATTGTCGGCCCCGCAATCGCCGTGATGTGGGGATGGCTACCAGCGCTGGTGTGGGTGCTTTTGGGCTCGGTTTTCGTCGGAGCGGTTCACGATTTCGGAGCGTTGGTCGTTTCCATGCGCAGCCGCGGCCAAACCGTGGGCGACGTTGCCGGTCGGGTACTCAACCGACGAGTCCGGCTGTTGTTTCTTTTGATCCTGTTCATGGCGTTGACCATTGTGCTGGCGATTTTCGGCCTCGTGATTGCTGCGGTCTTCAAGCAATACCCATCGTCAATCATCCCCTGCTTAGTTCAGATTCCAATCGCGGTCGCGATTGGTTCGTGGCTGCATCGAAAAGGTGCCGGGTTGTTGATCCCATCGCTGCTGGCGTTGGCGACGATGTACGTGACGCTGATCTTTGGCAACTCGGGTTTCCTGGGAACGCTCAACGAATGGATGGCGAGCTGGTCGATTCTGACGTGGGTGTTGATCTTGTTGGCCTATTCGTACGTCGCATCCGTGCTTCCCGTGTGGCTGCTGTTGCAACCCCGTGACTACATCAATTCGCTGCAGTTAATCACGGCGTTGGGCTTGGTGGTCATTGGATTGGTTGTCGCTGGTTTGGTCGGTGGGCTCGCCCCAAGCGGCGAACGCGTCCCGCTCGAAATCGTTGCTCCGATGGTTCGTTGGGCTCCCGAGGGCGCACCGCCAGTGCTTCCGTTCTTGTTCATCACCATTGCCTGTGGTGCCTGCAGCGGTTTTCATTGCCTTGTTTCGTCGGGAACCTCGAGCAAGCAAATTCGCACGGAAACCGACGCTCAGTTCGTTGGCTATGGATCAATGTTGACGGAAGGTTTTTTGGCAACGCTTGTGATCTTGGCGTGCGTGGCCGGACTCGGGCTAGGATCGCTTGATTCAGCAGGCGACGTGGTGTTCGGAAAAGAAGCGTTTGATGCTCGTTACGCAACGTGGGCATCAGCTAGTGGGCTGGGTGCAAAAGTCGGTGCGTTTGTCGACGGCTCGGCAAATTTCTTGAAGGCGATTTCGATTCCTGCTGAGATTGCCATCGCGATCATGGGCGTCCTGGTTGCCTCCTTCGCTGGCACGACCCTTGATACCGCTTGCCGACTGCAACGCTACGTTGTCCAGGAACTTGCCGCCACATTTGCGGGAGGAAAAGAAGCATCCGACGTTCACGTGTCGTCAAATCCGATCACATGGCTAACCAATAAACACGGCGCTACGATTTTTGCAGTGCTATTGGCGCTGGTGATTGCGGCCCTACCAGCTTCCAACACACCCGTTACGTTGTCGGATGCAATCGCGGGAAACATTTCACCAGAATTGAATCCGGGCGAAGCAGCCGAAGGTGGCATCGCCGGGGCAACTTGGTGGTTGTCAACTTATGCGGGCAAAGGCGGTCTGATCTTGTGGCCGTTGTTCGGAGCCACCAATCAGCTACTTGCCGGTCTTGCATTCTTGGTGATCTCGTTCTTCCTATGGCGACGTGGAATTCCGGTTTGGTTCATCGTGATCCCGATGATTTTCATGCTCGCGGTGCCTGCCTGGGCGATGTTGACCGACCTGCCCAAGTGGATAGATGCCGAAACGCCAAATTGGGTCGTGATCTTTGTGGGATCAGCAACCTTGATTCTGGAAGCTTGGATGCTGATCGAAGCAGCGATTCTTTGGCCCAAGGTGAAGGGCGTGTTAGAGGTCAGCGCCAAAGAGCAGGCTGCCTCGTGA
- the thiL gene encoding thiamine-phosphate kinase — MEQSFLAYLRGRCRSLPQVAVGIGDDAAVIDSSSGQTIACTDQIIEGVDFVSGEHSLHDVGYKAMAINLSDIAAMGAIPKSALVTLSLPKSNATRIAGDVYEGILEAATEFQVAIAGGDISTYDGPLAISVTLLGEVPTGSAWLRSGAQVDDALLISGAVGGSLRGRHLRPKARIELANRLRELVQVTAAIDISDGLSLDMDRLLAKSGVGVELDIDTIPIHEDAIAMSETSGRTPFEHAWSDGEDFELIVTMSQADADKLAEEDLGVKLTQIGRTTSRTGLWKRENGRHERLAPQGYVHK; from the coding sequence ATGGAACAGTCTTTTCTTGCCTACCTACGTGGTCGTTGTCGTTCGCTTCCCCAAGTTGCCGTTGGGATCGGTGATGATGCGGCTGTGATCGATTCTTCGAGTGGTCAAACCATCGCTTGTACCGACCAGATTATTGAAGGCGTTGATTTCGTATCGGGGGAACATTCTCTTCATGACGTTGGTTACAAGGCGATGGCCATCAACCTGAGTGATATTGCCGCGATGGGAGCAATTCCCAAGTCAGCGCTGGTGACGCTGTCGTTGCCCAAGTCCAATGCGACGCGGATTGCGGGCGATGTTTACGAAGGGATCCTCGAAGCGGCGACCGAGTTCCAAGTAGCGATCGCCGGTGGAGATATCTCGACTTACGACGGTCCACTTGCCATCAGTGTCACGCTGTTGGGAGAAGTGCCGACCGGATCCGCTTGGTTGCGCAGTGGAGCCCAGGTCGATGACGCGTTGTTAATCAGTGGCGCGGTGGGTGGGAGCCTACGAGGGCGACACTTGCGACCGAAGGCGCGGATTGAACTAGCCAATCGACTGCGTGAACTCGTGCAAGTAACCGCGGCGATTGATATCAGTGACGGATTGTCGCTGGATATGGATCGACTTCTCGCGAAGAGCGGCGTTGGTGTGGAACTTGACATCGACACGATTCCCATTCACGAAGACGCGATCGCCATGTCGGAAACGTCCGGACGTACGCCATTTGAGCATGCTTGGAGCGACGGCGAGGATTTTGAATTGATCGTTACGATGAGCCAAGCGGATGCGGATAAGCTTGCCGAAGAAGACCTAGGCGTGAAGTTGACCCAAATCGGCCGGACCACCAGTCGCACCGGATTGTGGAAACGAGAAAACGGACGCCACGAGCGTTTGGCGCCGCAGGGTTACGTGCACAAATAG
- a CDS encoding DUF58 domain-containing protein has product MNESLRESLQNQFQWQVQLPWLLLILLALPLVLSAWKLKIYPSIWWIVLLTISVACCIVTIFAPNFLVVTAAIDVALLLLASADLVLLYVQSNYGIQASRSIARTVSLGVPFDSEVTIENRSGMTLVGEVRDDLPEHFSCTPSEHALRLAPRSQMSAKRKLTPGRRGSFELQHVYLKFNSLCRLWVRHVRIEVQDSLKVYPDMKQLADYALLARTNRLSLIGVRKTRRIGQDSDFERLRDYSRDDNYRHIDWRSTARRRKLTVRQFQSDQSQRIIFLLDCGRMMTNSRDGYSLLDHALNSMLMMAYVALSQGDSVGLLCFSDTIHSYIPPRGGSSQMNRLLQAGFDQFPRLVESRYDQAFLYLSTHCKRRSLVVLATNVIDEVNAGAVADYLGNISGQHLPLGVLLRDRQMFDAADSPGEVGDGDDFAMYKAAAAADILLWRDQVIRDLGHRGVLTVDAFPDELTAPLVNQYLEIKAKHLL; this is encoded by the coding sequence ATGAATGAATCTCTACGCGAATCGCTGCAAAACCAGTTTCAATGGCAGGTCCAACTTCCTTGGCTGCTGCTGATTCTGCTTGCTCTGCCGCTGGTATTGTCGGCTTGGAAACTGAAGATCTACCCTTCGATTTGGTGGATTGTTTTGCTGACGATTTCCGTTGCCTGCTGCATCGTCACGATCTTTGCTCCGAACTTCTTGGTTGTCACCGCGGCGATCGATGTTGCATTGCTGCTTCTAGCGAGCGCCGATCTGGTGCTGCTCTATGTCCAGTCAAATTACGGGATCCAAGCCAGTCGCTCGATCGCTCGGACGGTCTCTTTAGGAGTACCATTCGATAGCGAAGTGACGATCGAAAACCGCTCAGGAATGACGTTAGTCGGTGAGGTTCGCGACGACCTGCCCGAACATTTTAGTTGCACGCCGAGCGAGCACGCGCTCCGATTGGCTCCTCGATCGCAGATGTCAGCCAAACGAAAGCTAACGCCTGGACGCCGTGGATCGTTCGAACTTCAGCACGTCTACCTCAAGTTCAACAGCCTTTGCCGTTTGTGGGTTCGACACGTCCGCATCGAAGTCCAGGACTCGCTGAAGGTCTATCCGGACATGAAGCAACTTGCGGACTACGCGTTACTTGCTCGCACGAATCGACTGAGCCTGATCGGCGTCCGTAAGACGCGCCGCATCGGCCAGGACAGCGACTTCGAACGACTCCGTGATTATTCGCGTGACGACAACTACCGCCACATCGATTGGCGAAGCACGGCACGCCGTCGGAAATTAACGGTACGCCAATTTCAAAGCGACCAGAGTCAACGCATCATCTTTTTGCTTGATTGTGGCCGCATGATGACCAATAGCCGTGACGGTTACAGCTTGCTTGACCACGCACTCAATTCGATGTTGATGATGGCGTACGTCGCACTTTCGCAGGGCGATTCCGTCGGTTTGCTTTGCTTTTCCGACACCATTCATTCATACATTCCACCTCGAGGTGGCAGCAGCCAAATGAACCGGCTTTTGCAGGCCGGCTTTGATCAGTTCCCGCGGTTGGTGGAATCTCGCTATGACCAAGCGTTCCTTTATTTATCCACTCACTGCAAACGACGAAGTTTGGTAGTGTTGGCGACAAATGTAATTGACGAAGTCAACGCGGGTGCGGTAGCGGATTACTTGGGAAATATCAGCGGGCAACATCTGCCACTGGGGGTCTTGCTTCGCGATCGCCAAATGTTTGACGCCGCCGATAGCCCTGGTGAAGTCGGTGATGGAGACGATTTTGCTATGTACAAAGCCGCTGCGGCCGCCGACATTCTATTGTGGCGTGACCAAGTGATCCGTGACCTTGGACATCGTGGTGTCTTGACCGTGGACGCCTTTCCCGATGAATTAACGGCCCCACTGGTCAACCAGTATCTCGAAATCAAAGCCAAGCACCTGCTGTAG
- a CDS encoding RluA family pseudouridine synthase: protein MAITTRTITIDAPRVGRLDLVVRELAETSRSQVKGMVDQGCVSVNGKPCRSIGQSVSEGDVVSLTYDDARRYKENKKSWEDRTFSIVFEDEHLIVVEKAASVLTVPTDYNDRNTLVERVSLYLSHSRRKREAFLVHRLDRAVSGLLVFGKQEEVADALIEQFKQRKPKRLYSAIVAGVMPDDQGTFDSHLATGNNLDQYSTRPSKDTERAITHYRVLKRLSDATHVELTLETGKRNQIRVHLSEAGHPVLGDQRYEPKKATHDGWVKKRIALHAKSLEFVHPVTGETLSFESPLPTPMQKFMAGAR from the coding sequence ATGGCGATCACGACTCGAACCATAACCATAGACGCTCCACGCGTAGGGCGGCTCGATTTGGTCGTTCGTGAGCTCGCGGAAACCTCCCGTTCGCAAGTCAAAGGGATGGTCGATCAAGGCTGCGTCTCGGTCAACGGCAAGCCTTGCCGTTCGATCGGACAATCGGTTTCCGAAGGCGACGTCGTCTCGCTGACCTATGACGATGCAAGACGCTACAAAGAGAACAAGAAGTCGTGGGAAGACCGAACGTTCAGCATCGTCTTTGAGGACGAGCATTTGATCGTGGTCGAAAAGGCCGCCAGCGTCTTGACCGTCCCCACCGACTACAACGACCGCAACACGCTAGTCGAACGTGTTTCACTTTACCTGAGCCATTCACGTCGCAAGCGAGAAGCATTCCTAGTCCACCGACTCGATCGGGCGGTTAGCGGCTTGCTGGTTTTTGGGAAACAGGAAGAAGTCGCCGATGCGTTGATCGAACAATTCAAACAACGCAAACCCAAGCGTCTTTATTCTGCGATCGTCGCGGGCGTCATGCCTGACGACCAGGGAACATTCGATTCGCACCTCGCAACAGGTAACAACCTGGATCAGTACAGCACTCGGCCATCGAAAGACACCGAACGAGCAATCACTCACTATCGAGTCCTGAAGCGATTGTCCGATGCGACCCACGTCGAACTAACCCTAGAAACGGGCAAGCGAAACCAAATCCGCGTCCATCTTTCCGAAGCCGGGCATCCGGTTCTGGGCGACCAACGGTACGAACCGAAGAAGGCCACCCACGATGGTTGGGTAAAGAAACGGATCGCGTTGCACGCCAAGTCACTTGAGTTCGTGCACCCGGTTACTGGCGAAACATTGTCCTTCGAATCGCCGCTGCCAACGCCCATGCAAAAATTCATGGCGGGGGCAAGGTAA